Proteins co-encoded in one Sus scrofa isolate TJ Tabasco breed Duroc chromosome 14, Sscrofa11.1, whole genome shotgun sequence genomic window:
- the LOC100156553 gene encoding scavenger receptor cysteine-rich domain-containing protein SCART1-like has product MRAALWTLGLGILLPAVRALPGGGPSDLRLAYRHSPCDGVVLVRHEGEWGHVCNQEWTLKEASVVCRQLGCGQAVGAPKYVPLSGEVVRPWLHNVSCRGDEASLWGCSLGAWTQSQCPHEWVVVALCSNGTFREVRLVKGRSPCAGLPEIRNVNGVDRLCGLHQEEATVFCRELGCGPALQASRQGEGVAGKYMTCRGTEQTIRNCRLNNNLRKGCDFQQDAQVVCSGHMEARLAGGEHPCAGRLEVRRGLTWGTICDADLDLATAHVVCRELQCGMAVSTPQDAHFGQGSGPVWTEAFRCTGNESLLFHCPRRPGHQCGHSQDAGLRCSEFRLVNGSSACEGRVELQVQGRWAPVCAAHWDLTDATVLCQQLNCGNAVATRPGGHFGDGDAGIWPDAFHCVGTEPYLWNCPVSTLGAPACARGNAATAVCSGLPHALRLRDGQSRCDGRVEVSLDGVWGRVLDDAWDLRGAGVVCRQLGCGEAERAYEAPAPGRGAVPLGLSRARCLGTETRLTQCNVSLSPLVPEEESRDAGVVCAGSLRVRLASGPGRCAGRVEVLHQGVWGTVCDDGWDLRDAHVVCEQLGCGHALSAPGAAHFGAGAGRIWMDELGCEGHESALWRCPSGGWGLHDCGHKEDAGVFCSGSVALRLRGGSGRCAGWLDVFYNGTWGAVCSNALRDTSLSIICEQLGCGGQGWLENRPVHTSLGTSWVDNIQCRRLRNTTLWQCPSAPWHPRSCARGEEVWLTCAGVSEKTTQDPRQTFNCSSTDSCPEEGALRVRGGEDRCSGRVELWHAGSWGTVCDDSWDLADAEVVCRQLGCGRAVGALVGAAFGPGSGPVWLDEVGCRGSEASLWGCPAEPWGLGDCGHKEDAGVRCSGDWGTTVLPSLSGSPLALQPAHQAGTLPVTLCLVLGTLLTVISLALGARWLRGRGACRGSGTLGNLPSEGVYEDIGVVPLGDKDEGLRASGAPVLEEEYDDAEEPRLDPEEGEAEEGPPALCRWGSSQLRLGRKITAASAPGRADHEPTPGTSTRPEGGGEPSGPGLSFSSILQEI; this is encoded by the exons ATGAGGGCAGCTCTCTGGACCCTGGGTCTTGGCATCCTTCTCCCCGCTGTCAGGGCACTCCCTGGTG GTGGACCCAGTGACCTGCGGCTGGCCTACAGGCACAGTCCGTGCGACGGGGTGGTGCTGGTCCGGCATGAAGGGGAGTGGGGACACGTGTGCAACCAGGAGTGGACGCTGAAGGAGGCATCGGTGGTCTGCAGGCAGCTGGGCTGTGGCCAGGCCGTGGGTGCCCCCAAGTATGTCCCGCTGTCCGGAGAGGTGGTGCGGCCCTGGCTCCACAACGTGTCCTGCAGGGGCGACGAGGCCTCCCTCTGGGGGTGCAGCCTGGGGGCGTGGACACAGAGCCAGTGCCCCCATGAGTGGGTGGTGGTTGCTCTGTGTTCCA ACGGCACTTTCCGGGAGGTCCGGCTGGTGAAGGGCCGAAGCCCCTGTGCGGGACTCCCCGAGATCAGGAACGTGAACGGGGTGGATCGCCTCTGCGGCCTGCACCAGGAGGAGGCCACAGTGTTTTGCCGGGAGCTGGGGTgtggccctgccctccaggcctCCCGTCAGGGTGAGGGCGTCGCCGGGAAGTACATGACCTGCAGGGGCACCGAGCAGACCATTCGCAACTGCAGACTCAACAACAACCTTCGCAAAGGTTGCGACTTCCAGCAAGACGCCCAGGTGGTCTGCTCAG GACATATGGAGGCCCGGCTGGCAGGTGGGGAGCACCCCTGCGCTGGGCGCCTGGAGGTGAGACGTGGACTAACCTGGGGCACCATCTGTGACGCCGACCTGGACCTGGCCACGGCCCACGTGGTGTGCCGGGAGCTGCAGTGTGGCATGGCTGTGTCCACACCCCAGGATGCCCACTTTGGCCAGGGCTCCGGGCCCGTGTGGACAGAGGCCTTCCGTTGCACCGGCAATGAGTCCCTGCTGTTCCACTGCCCTCGGAGGCCCGGGCACCAGTGTGGGCACAGCCAGGACGCTGGGCTCAGGTGCTCAG AGTTCCGTCTGGTCAACGGCAGCAGCGCCTGCGAGGGGCGCGTCGAGCTCCAGGTTCAGGGGCGCTGGGCGCCCGTCTGTGCTGCCCACTGGGACCTAACAGACGCCACGGTCCTCTGCCAGCAGCTCAACTGTGGCAATGCGGTGGCCACACGCCCAGGAGGCCATTTTGGGGACGGGGACGCAGGCATCTGGCCCGATGCATTTCACTGCGTGGGGACCGAGCCCTACCTGTGGAACTGCCCAGTGAGCACGCTGGGGGCCCCCGCCTGCGCCCGTGGCAACGCGGCCACTGCGGTCTGCTCAG GTCTCCCGCACGCCCTGCGGCTGAGGGACGGACAGAGCCGCTGCGACGGCCGCGTGGAGGTGTCCCTGGACGGCGTGTGGGGCCGCGTGCTGGACGACGCGTGGGACCTGCGAGGCGCGGGCGTCGTGTGCCGGCAGCTGGGTTGCGGAGAGGCCGAGCGAGCCTATGAGGCGCCGGCGCCCGGGCGCGGGGCGGTCCCGCTGGGGCTGAGCCGCGCGCGCTGTCTGGGCACCGAGACCCGCCTGACCCAGTGCAACGTGTCCTTGTCCCCGCTGGTGCCCGAGGAGGAGTCTCGGGACGCGGGTGTCGTGTGCGCTG GGAGCCTCCGGGTGAGGCTGGCCTCTGGGCCGGGCCGCTGTGCCGGGCGCGTGGAGGTGCTGCACCAGGGGGTGTGGGGCACCGTGTGTGACGACGGCTGGGACCTGCGGGACGCCCACGTGGTCTGCGAGCAGCTGGGCTGTGGCCATGCGCTGAGCGCCCCCGGGGCCGCGCACTTtggggcgggggccgggcgcATCTGGATGGATGAACTGGGCTGCGAGGGCCATGAGTCTGCGCTGTGGCGGTGCCCGTCTGGGGGCTGGGGTCTGCATGACTGCGGGCACAAGGAGGACGCCGGCGTCTTCTGCTCAG GGTCAGTGGCTCTGAGGCTTCGAGGTGGCAGTGGCCGCTGTGCTGGGTGGCTGGACGTGTTCTACAACGGGACCTGGGGCGCCGTGTGCAGTAATGCCCTGAGGGACACTTCCTTGTCCATCATCTGCGAGCAGCTGGGctgtggggggcagggctggctggAGAACAGGCCTGTCCACACGAGCTTGGGTACCTCCTGGGTGGACAACATCCAGTGCCGCAGGCTTCGAAACACCACGCTGTGGCAGTGCCCCTCAGCCCCGTGGCACCCACGCTCCTGTGCCCGTGGAGAGGAGGTCTGGCTCACCTGTGCAG GAGTGTCAGAGAAAACCACACAGGATCCCAGGCAGACCTTCAACTGCTCATCCACTGACAGTTGCCCAG AGGAGGGCGCGCTGCGTGTGCGTGGCGGCGAGGACCGCTGCTCTGGCCGCGTGGAGCTCTGGCACGCTGGCTCCTGGGGCACCGTGTGTGACGACTCCTGGGACCTGGCAGACGCCGAGGTTGTGTGCCGCCAGCTGGGCTGTGGCCGGGCTGTGGGCGCCCTGGTGGGGGCCGCCTTCGGGCCGGGCTCTGGGCCGGTGTGGCTGGATGAGGTGGGGTGCCGGGGCAGCGAGGCGTCCCTGTGGGGCTGCCCTGCAGAGCCGTGGGGACTTGGAGACTGCGGGCACAAGGAAGATGCGGGAGTGCGCTGCTCAG GTGACTGGGGGACCACAGTCCTGCCTTCGCTATCAG GCTCTCCTCTGGCCCTTCAACCTGCCCACCAGGCGGGGACTCTGCCCGTGACTCTCTGCCTGGTCCTCGGCACCCTCCTGACTGTCATCTCACTGGCCCTAGGGGCACGGTGGCTCCGGGGCAGAGGCGCCTGCAGGG GTTCTGGAACCTTGGGGAATCTGCCCTCAGAAGGTGTTTATGAGGACATTGGAGTTGTCCCCCTGGGGGACAAGGACGAGGGGCTCAGAGCGTCTGGGGCCCCGGTGCTGGAGGAGGAGTATGATGACGCGGAGGAGCCCAGGCTCGACCCCGAGGAGGGGGAAGCGGAAGAGGGGCCCCCTGCCCTCTGCAG GTGGGGCTCCTCACAGCTCAGGCTGGGAAGGAAGATCACGGCAGCCTCTGCCCCAGGACGTGCTGACCACGAGCCAACCCCGGGGACCTCCACCAGACCAGAGGGCGGGGGAGAGCCCAGCGGACCGGGGCTTTCATTTTCCTCTATTCTTCAAGAGATTTAG